A portion of the Vigna unguiculata cultivar IT97K-499-35 unplaced genomic scaffold, ASM411807v1 contig_207, whole genome shotgun sequence genome contains these proteins:
- the LOC114171341 gene encoding uncharacterized protein LOC114171341, whose amino-acid sequence MEACHILLGRPWQFNRKTTHHGHTNEITLQHHSKTFVLHPLTPTQVASDQAQMKAKREEESSTNSTKLSKASKTKIEEVSPSKDVHHEVFLTHKTLLQTLHVEHPSYLLLCHAVLTCLQHPSLKDLPPSVCALLHEFANLFPKDGPPSLPHFRGIERKIDFIPGASLPNRPAYRTNPIETKEIETQVIELLDKGWVQKSLSPYVVPVLLVPKKDGKWRMC is encoded by the coding sequence atggaagcttgccatattctcttagGTAGGCCGTGGCAATTTAACCGCAAAACCACCCACCATGGCCAtaccaatgagatcaccctccaacatcattccAAAACTTTTGTGTTACATCCCCTCACTCCTACTCAAGTTGCTAGTGACCAAGCTCAAATGAAAGCTAAGAGGGAGGAAGAGAGTTCCACTAACTCTACTAAATTATCCAAGGCTTCTAAGACAAAGATAGAGGAAGTCTCTCCTTCTAAGGATGTTCATCATGAAGTGTTTCTcactcataaaactcttttacaAACTCTTCATGTTGAACACCCTTCCTACCTTTTGTTGTGTCATGCTGTCCTTACATGTCTCCAACATCCTTCACTTAAGGACCTACCTCCTTCTGTTTGTGCTCTTCTCCATGAATTTGCGAATCTTTTCCCTAAGGATGGTCCCCCAAGCCTCCCACATTTTAGAGGAATAGAGcgcaaaattgattttatcccAGGGGCCAGTCTACCtaatagaccagcctataggacaaatccaatTGAGACTAAAGAGATAGAGACTCAAGTGATCGAGTTGTTAGACAAAGGATGGGTCCAAAAGAGTCTTAGTCCTTATGTTGTTCCcgtgttgttggtgcccaaaAAAGATGGCAAATGGCGCATGTGTTGA